From the genome of Ailuropoda melanoleuca isolate Jingjing chromosome 5, ASM200744v2, whole genome shotgun sequence:
aaaaaatttaaaagttgggTCTAAAATGTCCTCTTTGGCTAACAATTTCACATCCCTCATGGAGTTAAGTGCCCTATGAAGACCTCATCTCCATTTCTCAGAGGGACTTATTACCTCGGGTTGGAAATTCTCGACAGTATCAAATTCTCTAGATACTTCTCCCCAGTTTCCTTGAGAAGATCTTTGGCTGAGATGGGGGTACAAACTAACAACTCCATCGAGGAATAAGAAGCAACTCTCAGGGGGATGGCTCGTCTGACTGTGCCAAGAAGTTCGCTCAAATACAGAATTAATATTGATTAGGTTTGATGGCTCTTCTAGGTATTTCAGTATTTGttgacagaaaaaaatcattatctgtCATTCTCTTATAAATTAATGGAGATGATAATGCTATCGTTTCTGGCTCATATTCTACCAATATAAATAGTGGTATTAAGATTATACTATAtgacaggacacctgggtggttcagtacattaagggtctgccttcagctcaagtcatgatcccagggtcctgggatcgagccccacatcgggctccctgctctgctggaagcctgcttcttcctctcccactccccttgctggtgttccctctctcaccgtctcactctctgtcaaataaataaaattttaaaaaaatcttttataaagaaTTATACTATATGACTTTAATAACGTTTATATCTAAAACATagtgtttgggggcgcctgggtggctcggtcgttaagcgtctgccttcggctcagggagtgagcccggtgttatgggattgagccccacatcaggctcctctgctgggagcctgcttcttcctctcccactccccctgcttgtgttccctctctcgctggctgtctctctctgtcaaataaataaataaaatctttaaaaaacaaaacaaaacaaaacatagtgtTTGACATGGTGATGACCAGTTACGTTCTGTTTCTACCTGGCAGAGTGTCACTGAAGTTAGTCGGCcataagatattaataataatggttaTTAAAATCTAAGTGATATTTTAGATGTACAAAGCACATTTATACATAGTATCTCGTGTGGATCAACTAAAATCTCTTCCTTTGAAGTCTTTTACAGCTAAATACAGAAAATGAGCTTTTGAAATGCAGTTGTTTCTGTATTGTTCACCGTAGGACTGTAAGAGATAGGCAAGGGGTCTGGGATGGTACATGCATgctcttattttttgtctttttaaaaaccaaaacctgtTAAGTCTAATGACTCTGGTGAAGTCATTTGTCAGTCAGATAGATGGTAACTTTCTTGcgataattttaatagttttacaCTAAACTAGGCAAATTgaatgaagttattttaaatatttttggtcttttttagtttctgtgttaattttacatgtcaaaaactgtctcttttttatctttctcttgatccatctgtcttttttttggggggggcgcaAAGCAAGGTTAATTGagcaatagcaaagtgatagtacaaagctcccaaggagggaggggacccagagGGTTGTCCTTGATAGATCTGtcttaaacagaaaatatttaagttaagTTGTATTATTACGGACTTTATAATTGCACGGAAAGTTAATCTTGAATAAACGAAATGGCAAAGGACTATGAGCAGCACCTGTCTGCACTGCATGCACTAAGAAAGTAGCAAGGGACACACATCACAAAAGTAAACTGGAGGCACAAGTAGATCCTGGCATCCCTTTTCACTGACTCTaggttcctttctttcctttttttttttttaagatttttaatttatttatttgacagtgagagagacagccagcgagagaggaaacacaggcagggggagtgggagaggaagaagcaggctcccaggggaggagcctgatgtggggctcgatcccataacgcagggatcacgccctgagccgaaggcagtcgcttaacgactgaggtTCCTTTCTGAATTGAGTGTGAATTAGCCCCTCCCTGGCCTTCGTGTTTATCATAGCTTGATGAGACCCAGCAAGGAAGATCTGGTGccccctctctgtctgtctcttggGTGAATCTGGTGTGcggggagtggggtgggtggaTAAGGGTGTTGAGAAGAGTGGTGTTTCCCCTGAGACCATATATTCTCCCAAATCTTGTTAGAGATAATTAGTTAAGGGAATTTTTGTAAGAGGAAGTTTAATTCCATAGGGTGAGACCAAGGGAGAAGTATCCAATCCTATGTCAACTCTGAAACCCATAAGAAGTTCTTTCTTTTCGAACCTGAATCCTTTGATCTTCAAGTGTCCCCACACTGAGTGTGCACCAGAGACACCTGGCTTCCTTCGCTGCTCCTTGTCTGACTTCCGATCTGAGTGGGAGGGGAATGTGGATCCTGGGGGCCCTCAGGTGGCATAACCACTGTGTGCTCATCCCCATTCTCTCTTCGTCCATCCAGATTCACTGCTGCTTGGGTCTTGCCTCTTTATCTCCTCTTTCCTGTAGATTTCCAAAAtgtcatctttctttccttctccttttcactCTGGTCATCCCACTTGGACTTCCAAGTAAAGTCCCAAGAAAGACAAGGAACCGTGGACGTGGCATTTTTGACGCCGCAGTCGAATTTGGTAAGTTAATGATCCTGTGCAGGAAGAAATGTGACCTTGGCCTCCAGCCAGTCATCTGGGTTTCTTTCGCCTTAGACTACACCTGAATCACACACAACTCGACTTACTATGCCAATATTCACAGCATAAATGTCTGTGTATTTTATGTACACAGGCTTGATCCAATTTTAAAGATTGTGGTTTAATATCACTCAGTCTTTGAGGAAGCTGGAGAGAGTTTTGAACTCAATAATGGAGTTTTTACCCccaaaatgaatttaagaagcaGTGGAATCTACTGAATTGGAAAATCTTAAGACTAAAAATACTAATATGGTCCTGCATGGCATGGGCGTCTATTGGATAATGAGCTCTCTGTACTTGTGAGTGTTAAATATTAACGCAGATTGTAAATTCCAAATGGAGAGTCAatgaaagaattttctaaaatgctCTTTAGGGTTTCTGCCCTGTGCGTTTATCTCCTGTTCTGTTTGTCACAGAATGAGCAGCTTGTCTAGCTGTGAAGTGCCAACACTTCTCTTAATCCCAAGATGTGACCATTCATTCCTCCAAACAATATAAGCAATAAATCCCCATTCTGACTTGTTAGAGACAAATTACAGATCAGCTGATATTGGGGCATTATTCggttcaattttttaaatcttgtgaAATTGAAATTATCTGGTCAAGGATCCAGAAGTCATAGAGGATATACAAAATCGTATAACATTGGAAACCTACTTAAATGCAACAAGTGATAAATTGCATCATACCATTAAATAATTAATGCATATAGCTCTTGGGAGAAAACGATCCTGGCTGTGTGTTTAGAAGGCATTCTATTAGGTTTAATAAGCACAGGCACACTCACACACCATGTAAAAGAATGATCatttgtatacacacatatgttctTTCTTGACTATTACATGTTTTTTAGATTTCCATGTTACAGGAAGTGGAGGAAAAGCCCTCAGTGCTGACTTGGTTCTAAGTGTTGGCTGTCAGCCTTCTAATCAGTGGATTGTGTATCCACGTCCGTGTTACCCTATCTGTTCGTGACCACCGGAGATGCTCGTGGCAGCCTCTGGAGTGGTGACCTTGACAATCCTGCAACTACCAGTAACTGTCAATGTTTTAGTGTACAAAATATTGAAGGTGTTGGGAGCACATGCCAACTTGTGATTTAATTATGACAAGGCATTCTTAGATCAGTGGAACCTATTTTGTGCCCTCATGCATCTGAGAGATATAATGAGTCACAGCTCCAACACTTCTCACTACAACTGCTTAGGAAAATGTGCAAAAGTGTTAGAATGAGACTTTGCCTTGCTTAGCTTACATTATACAGCACGCTCACCCTAAGACACGAAACCACTGCCAAATAAGTGAAAGTGTGCTAGAAGATATGCCGTCTTTAAGTTCCACGGCATCCTAAGagacacataaataaaagagTCAATGTAGGCTTCCTGGAAATAGAGCTGTTTGTGAGAACAAAGTGTGaatgagaggagaggaaaggctaTCAAAAGGACTTTGGGTATTAGCTCCATTGGGGATTGGGTTCTGgcaattgttttcttctttctcatccttACAGGAAAGTACTGAGAGCTTCAGAGAAGTTGCCCAATCCTGGAGTTAAAATACCCCATGGTGatataaaacatcattttatCACAAAGGTTGAGGATAGGACTGGGTAGAGGAGCGGCAGATATGCTAGGGTCACGCTCCAGTGAATACAAAGAACGGAGTCAGAGGTATAGCTATCAACAGTAACGAGGTCATCTTCTTCCTAAGATTTTGCTTGACCACCTGTACCCTCCTGAGTCTGGATAGGACTCTAGGTTTCCCAGTATTGATGAGACAATGTGAAGAATGAGGTTTCACCTAACAGCAAGCCTGGTTCTCTGATGCAGAGATATAAGCCACTTTTCTTACCCATGGTTTACATACTgtgttttcccatttaaaaaaaaaaaaagtggatcaATTTATTTCCTTGTAAAATAATGAGCTTTTGAAATAATGAGCTGTGAAACTGAAAAGAATGATGCAAATTGTTGGTAAATAATCACAGCTATGAATCTGAAAAACCCCAAATACCGTGCTCTTCACATCAAATAATGACTTAATACTTACTGAAATCCCGAGTCAGGCATCCGGTATTTCCAAAGGCGTTTCCATTCCACCATTTTACCAGTCATTTCATTTTGAGGGAGTATATCTATACACTAtttgtttgagtgtgtgtgtgtgagcaggagtggggggagtggggagtgggggtcagggaggggcagagggaaaggaagaaaatgaagcaggctccacacccagggagGAGCCCGCGGACGGGTGGCTccatctcgcaaccctgagatcaagagctgagccaagaccgagagtcagacgctcaactgactgagccacccaggcgcccttctacACTCTTCAAAGATGCCCCTTTCTCCTAACGGGGGAATATGTGGCCAGAGGTGATGGAGAAGGACAACACAAGCTCTTTCGAGGGCTTCATCCTGGTGGGCTTCTCTGACCGTCCCCACCTAGAGCTGATCCTCTTTGTGGTCGTCCTCGCTTTCTACCTGCTGACTCTTCTTGGCAACATGACCATCATCCTGCTTTCCGCCCTGGATTCCCGGCTGCACAcacccatgtatttctttttggCCAACCTCTCATTCCTGGACATGTGTTTCACCACGGGCTCCATCCCCCAGATGCTCTACAACCTGTGGGGCCCGGATAAGACCATCAGCTATCTAGGCTGTGCCATCCAGCTCTACTTTGTGCTGGCTCTGGGAGGGGTGGAGTGCGTCCTCCTGGccgtgatggcctatgaccgctacgCGGCGGTCTGCAGACCGCTGCGCTACACCGTGGTCATGCACCCGCGACTCTGCGGACAGCTGGCTTCCGTGGCGTGGCTGAGCGGCTTCGGCAATTCTCTCATCATGGCACCCCAGACGTTGATGCTACCGCGCTGCGGGCACAGGCGGGTGGACCACTTTCTCTGCGAGATGCCGGCGCTGATTGCCATGGCCTGTGTAGACACCGTGAGCCTCGAGGCACTGGCGTTCGCCTTGGCAATCTTTATCATCCTGGCGCCACTCCTTCTCATCCTCATCTCTTACGGCCACATCGCACGAGCCGTGTTTGGGATCGGGTCGGCCGCCGGGCGAAGGAAAGCCTTCAGCACGTGCAGCTCCCACCTCATCGTCGTCTCGGTCTTCTACGGCTCCATCATATACATGTACCTGCAGCCGGCAGACGCTTACTCCCAGGACCAGGGCAAGTTCCTCACTCTCTCCTACACGATCGTCACTCCCAGCGTTAACCCCCTGATCTACACCCTGAGAAACAAGGATGTTAAAGAAGCCGTGAGGAAGGTGCTAGGgaaggggggtgcagagggataGCAAAAGTTTGGGGATTGTCTTTTGACCCATCCTCTGTATGCAGTTAGACGTAGCAAATAAAGGACGATGCTGACGACGCAGACTGAAGAGGCGCTCAATGAGAGGGGGAGCTCAGGGCTTTAGCAGGTTGAGAAAGTGCAACGTTCCTGAGTCCACACTCACCTGCACCCTCTCAGGTCCCTGCAAGCCAAGCACCGATCGCTAGGAGGGATCCAATTCGGGACCAAACAGTGATCTATGTTTGCAAAACACCAGCCATGAAAGTAGACGCCAGCCATTCTTGTACCCATGCCAGCTTCTATCACAATGACTTGTACTCAGTAAGTCCTCAACATATACGAAAAGAATATGttaggaagtgaaaaaaaaagtatttattttttctagaaagttCACATGCACTTTTATAGTGCCAAATTTCTGAATGGGAGGCAAACTAAATCATTCCACTTTCTAGCTCTTAGTATCTCCAACACCACAATGCGGGTCCACAGTGTAACTCTTGCATATTTTCAATCATTGATACAACTGAGTTTAGTGATTGACCTTCTGAGGCAAGAGTGAACGAAGAAGGTTATGTAGAAAGACCATGAGGTATTTGCTTTATACGGAAGACAAAGTTTCTTGTTAATATTCAGTACTTGTTTGTACTTTATTTGTGACCAAAAAAAAGCTAaaaggtcttttttatttttggttttctcttttgattacagtaaaatatacacaatatcAACTTTACCATTTTACCATTTCCTAAGGGTATCATCAGTGGTATTAAGAACGTTCACATTGTTATACAACCATCGCCACCTTCTATCCGCAGaactttttctcttcccaaactgaaactcggTATCCATGAGCAATAACTcctcattctccccttcccccagcccctggaaacgcCATCCGACTTCCAGTCTCTGTGATTGACAAAGGTCTTCTTGCTTAAACTGTTTGAAGTTTATTAACCTCCACTTTCCCATCTGTCATCAGGATAATCTtggacagaggcagggaggaaagacACGAATCCTGGGGAACTTTTGGAATCTTTGTGATGGGGTGTTTTCTGGATGTTGATTTCTTCACATTTATACCCATGACTGCAGTCCCTCGCCAGTCATAATGGAAGTTGATTGGAACAGAATGAATCCTAAAGGCAGGCAGGTATCTTCAGACCTCAAATATTACCAATTGGATCCCATCTCATAACCTGGGAAAACATACGTTATGTTAAAATTTCTGTGAATAAGGACTTTAAGTTTTGGTTAGAGACAATATTCTGTTATTCCCATAAGAAGATAGAATAATTAGAATATAGTGGATTTTTCCTACTTTATGAATTAAGTAAAAGGTGATATTGAGCCATGATGATGCTCGTTAAGGGCATTATTAGTGCAGCTGAGGTATAGAATTGGAGACCCATGACTTGGCGTTTTCCATTTCTTGCACCGAAAAACAACTTACAGTATGTGTCCTACTGATGCAAAAATATGCTGTGCacttctaagtaaataaaaatccttttagaaTCAATCTCTAGTGAAacaatgattataataatttttatataatttctatacTGTTCCGATATGCATTATTTTAGAATCAATAACATCTTGGAGTGGGTGCAGGGGGTCAAGAGAGAGTATAAATCTCTATAGAAAT
Proteins encoded in this window:
- the LOC100468444 gene encoding putative olfactory receptor 2W6; the encoded protein is MWPEVMEKDNTSSFEGFILVGFSDRPHLELILFVVVLAFYLLTLLGNMTIILLSALDSRLHTPMYFFLANLSFLDMCFTTGSIPQMLYNLWGPDKTISYLGCAIQLYFVLALGGVECVLLAVMAYDRYAAVCRPLRYTVVMHPRLCGQLASVAWLSGFGNSLIMAPQTLMLPRCGHRRVDHFLCEMPALIAMACVDTVSLEALAFALAIFIILAPLLLILISYGHIARAVFGIGSAAGRRKAFSTCSSHLIVVSVFYGSIIYMYLQPADAYSQDQGKFLTLSYTIVTPSVNPLIYTLRNKDVKEAVRKVLGKGGAEG